A window from Phaeocystidibacter marisrubri encodes these proteins:
- a CDS encoding SIS domain-containing protein yields MVQSRIQEIIEREVEAIRNIPIDGVIEDAIDIIYRQVHEKGGKVVVSGMGKAGQIGVNIATTLSSTGTPAIFLHPAESQHGDLGMVQPNDVMFLISNSGKTREIIEMEYLVKQLHPGIEIIGLTGSLDGDLAKFSDVLLYTGGPKEVCPLGLAPTTSTTVMTVVGDVLVVLLEERIGFTKEQYAKRHHSGYLGDLARKK; encoded by the coding sequence ATGGTCCAGTCGCGCATCCAAGAGATTATTGAACGCGAAGTAGAAGCAATCCGCAACATTCCCATTGATGGCGTTATTGAGGATGCCATTGATATCATTTACCGTCAGGTTCATGAGAAAGGCGGAAAGGTGGTTGTAAGTGGAATGGGAAAAGCCGGTCAAATTGGTGTGAACATCGCTACCACTTTGAGTTCTACAGGTACACCTGCAATCTTCCTTCACCCTGCTGAATCTCAGCATGGCGATTTGGGAATGGTTCAACCCAATGACGTGATGTTCCTGATCTCCAACTCAGGCAAAACGCGCGAGATCATTGAAATGGAATACTTGGTGAAGCAGCTTCACCCGGGAATTGAGATCATCGGACTCACGGGTTCCTTAGACGGCGATCTCGCCAAGTTTAGCGATGTACTGCTTTACACGGGCGGCCCCAAAGAGGTTTGTCCACTTGGACTTGCACCTACAACATCCACAACCGTGATGACGGTGGTTGGAGATGTATTGGTCGTTCTGCTCGAAGAGCGAATCGGCTTCACCAAAGAACAGTATGCAAAACGCCACCACAGTGGTTACCTGGGAGATTTAGCCCGCAAAAAATAA
- a CDS encoding LPXTG cell wall anchor domain-containing protein — MTRLATLVMVLSLLLLSLPALAQPGNPSTPAPIGGLAILLAAAAGYGIYRKKKD; from the coding sequence ATGACACGACTTGCAACACTCGTCATGGTATTGAGTCTCCTTTTGCTGAGCCTCCCTGCACTTGCTCAACCGGGTAATCCATCTACGCCTGCACCTATAGGAGGGCTGGCTATTCTACTCGCCGCTGCTGCTGGTTATGGAATCTACAGAAAGAAGAAGGATTGA
- a CDS encoding KdsC family phosphatase, whose amino-acid sequence MTTAENLKSNLEYFSGRDIDLSQISITAVLDLAAQLNIPAEDLLHCDLKKKEKAANIKMVIMDCDGVLTDGSMTFTANGDELKTFNAKDGMGIQQLHKNGIFTGILSAGVEPRPIEKRAEMLGMKKVYVGKRPKVEVLNEWLHELDILPENVAYIGDDISDLAVMEIVGFTACPADAVTKVREAVDIILPLKGGEGVVREWIDRYLL is encoded by the coding sequence ATGACCACAGCAGAAAATCTCAAGAGCAACCTCGAGTATTTTAGCGGTCGCGATATTGACCTCAGCCAAATTAGCATCACTGCCGTTTTGGACCTTGCTGCGCAATTGAACATTCCGGCAGAAGATCTCCTTCACTGTGATTTGAAGAAGAAAGAAAAGGCGGCCAATATCAAGATGGTCATTATGGATTGCGACGGTGTACTAACCGATGGAAGCATGACCTTCACGGCAAATGGTGATGAACTGAAAACCTTCAATGCGAAGGATGGAATGGGCATCCAACAATTGCACAAAAACGGCATCTTTACTGGAATTCTCTCGGCCGGTGTAGAACCTCGCCCCATTGAAAAAAGAGCAGAAATGCTCGGAATGAAAAAGGTCTACGTGGGCAAGCGCCCAAAGGTTGAAGTCCTCAATGAATGGCTTCACGAATTGGACATCCTTCCAGAAAATGTAGCCTACATTGGTGATGACATCAGCGACCTAGCCGTTATGGAAATCGTTGGATTCACCGCTTGTCCTGCAGATGCAGTCACCAAAGTTCGCGAAGCCGTTGATATCATTCTTCCTCTCAAAGGAGGTGAAGGCGTAGTTCGCGAATGGATTGATCGTTATCTACTCTAA
- a CDS encoding T9SS type A sorting domain-containing protein → MAQQAPGGVGHPKIWHAPENDTTLIANRKSFDLHQLDVLLQNNPELLENAVTYFFVLQPAFSQSTGAEFIRFGNVAIYDDRIEYGHSSEALNFSNGEALIISIIAPRTVSYARRIPMNAEIMDSSLFSIAEVIVYDKRLNRPNIHLVNSHLALKYSITITQNSERKYRDYTQADSSLYWSSVIDRMFDQRVIGVGRSQDERFNQTQTRTSYGDWVQVSLDTAKSQGEMPAVAVDEDAFLIFSERASTTASYFECPNAPTLNHPLKNWKFRLYDWSSTATYLLVQIQKPKGQIEDSLYLYDGYQYWHLPVLNLGDRLQYTIYFDMLQEGRHYFFTTPQSMDCDPPYSVIISGNTLDASYLDGTWTLETQSLNTGVVTASKVSGASYTKSLDAGQHIVTIRNSEGEEILTKVVLVTDENAPANRTEPSIKVYPNPVRATLPTTLDVTNLSDAITEITVLITDNNGRVLSSESMTYQKGLNTSLHFPTVGLYHVTLLHGNTSYTLKVVVGQ, encoded by the coding sequence TTGGCTCAACAAGCCCCTGGAGGGGTTGGTCATCCCAAAATTTGGCATGCCCCGGAAAACGACACCACCTTGATTGCCAACCGCAAATCTTTTGATTTACATCAACTTGATGTACTTCTCCAAAACAACCCCGAGTTATTGGAGAACGCGGTTACCTATTTCTTTGTGCTACAACCTGCTTTTAGTCAAAGTACCGGAGCTGAGTTCATCCGATTCGGAAATGTTGCGATTTATGACGATAGAATAGAGTATGGACATTCCTCAGAAGCTTTGAATTTCTCCAATGGTGAAGCATTGATCATCTCAATCATCGCACCACGGACGGTGAGCTATGCGCGCCGGATTCCGATGAACGCAGAAATTATGGATTCCTCCCTTTTCTCCATTGCCGAAGTGATTGTTTACGACAAAAGACTAAATCGACCCAATATCCACCTTGTAAACAGCCACTTAGCACTCAAGTACAGCATTACGATAACTCAAAATTCTGAACGCAAGTACCGAGATTACACCCAAGCTGATTCAAGTTTGTATTGGAGTTCTGTGATTGATCGCATGTTTGACCAAAGGGTTATAGGTGTAGGAAGATCTCAAGATGAAAGATTCAATCAAACTCAAACAAGGACTAGTTACGGGGATTGGGTTCAGGTTTCTCTTGATACGGCGAAAAGCCAGGGAGAGATGCCAGCAGTAGCTGTGGATGAAGATGCGTTCTTGATATTCTCTGAAAGAGCTTCTACTACGGCTTCTTATTTCGAATGTCCCAATGCGCCCACATTAAATCATCCTCTTAAAAACTGGAAGTTCAGGTTATATGATTGGTCTTCAACCGCCACCTATTTACTGGTTCAAATACAAAAACCAAAAGGTCAAATTGAAGATTCATTGTACTTATATGACGGCTACCAATATTGGCATCTCCCCGTGCTGAACTTAGGAGATCGACTACAGTACACCATTTACTTCGACATGCTTCAAGAAGGAAGACACTACTTCTTTACGACTCCTCAATCCATGGACTGTGATCCACCTTATAGCGTAATCATATCTGGCAATACACTCGATGCTTCATACCTGGATGGGACTTGGACTTTAGAAACTCAATCCTTGAACACCGGCGTTGTTACAGCTTCGAAGGTCTCAGGCGCTTCCTACACGAAGAGCCTAGATGCTGGACAGCATATTGTCACGATTCGCAACAGTGAAGGTGAAGAAATTCTAACGAAGGTGGTTCTCGTCACGGATGAAAACGCTCCTGCGAACCGAACCGAGCCGTCGATCAAGGTTTACCCAAATCCAGTTCGTGCGACCCTACCTACTACGCTAGACGTAACGAATCTTTCAGACGCAATAACTGAAATTACAGTGTTGATTACCGACAATAATGGGCGTGTTCTCTCTTCTGAATCCATGACATATCAGAAAGGTCTCAACACTTCCCTTCACTTCCCTACCGTGGGATTGTACCATGTCACTCTTCTTCACGGCAATACTAGCTACACTCTCAAAGTAGTAGTTGGTCAATAA
- the gluQRS gene encoding tRNA glutamyl-Q(34) synthetase GluQRS: MSLPRLRYAPSPTGHLHLGNFATALLTYLRAKSTQGAFLIRMEDVDEQRSKREFADGILRDLEWLGLTWDESPVFQSERYHLYEAAMEQLRGHTYPCFCSRNDLQSLASAPHGISSEGPDYPGFCRDLSPEEVLANSREKDPSIRFRIPHRSYSYTDLIRGEMEFVPGWGGDFIIRRSDGMWAYQLACTVDDLEMGITQVIRGADLIDSTPRQLALMDVLQGKAPEYAHTPLWMGSDGHRLSKRHGDISLRDYRESGFSAEQLIGWMAYYSGLTPSLQSISLPELLDVFRWENIRKSDVSVQVTFDRA; this comes from the coding sequence GTGTCACTGCCTAGGTTAAGATATGCACCATCTCCTACGGGACATCTTCACCTGGGCAATTTTGCCACGGCTCTCCTCACTTATCTACGCGCAAAATCCACACAAGGCGCTTTCCTCATTCGCATGGAAGATGTGGACGAGCAGCGTAGCAAGCGCGAATTCGCCGATGGTATTCTGCGCGATCTAGAATGGCTTGGACTCACTTGGGATGAAAGCCCCGTGTTTCAATCAGAACGCTACCACCTGTACGAAGCTGCAATGGAGCAACTGAGAGGTCACACCTATCCTTGTTTCTGTAGCCGAAACGACCTTCAATCACTCGCCTCGGCCCCACATGGCATTTCATCTGAAGGTCCAGATTACCCCGGCTTTTGCAGAGATCTTTCCCCCGAAGAAGTCCTTGCAAACTCCCGTGAAAAGGATCCTTCCATTCGCTTCCGCATCCCTCATCGTTCCTATTCCTACACCGATTTGATTCGAGGTGAAATGGAGTTTGTACCCGGTTGGGGTGGCGATTTCATCATTCGAAGATCCGATGGAATGTGGGCCTATCAATTGGCGTGTACCGTAGACGATCTAGAAATGGGAATAACCCAAGTGATTCGCGGTGCTGATCTAATCGACAGTACTCCACGACAACTTGCATTAATGGACGTCTTACAAGGGAAGGCTCCCGAATATGCACACACACCGCTTTGGATGGGCAGCGATGGGCATAGACTCTCCAAGCGACATGGAGATATCAGTTTGCGAGATTATCGAGAAAGTGGATTTTCAGCGGAACAACTCATCGGATGGATGGCTTACTACTCGGGTTTAACCCCCTCCCTACAATCCATCTCCCTCCCTGAATTACTGGACGTCTTCCGCTGGGAGAATATCCGCAAAAGCGATGTGAGCGTTCAGGTTACATTCGATCGAGCGTAA
- the kdsA gene encoding 3-deoxy-8-phosphooctulonate synthase yields MSFTLIAGPCAIENEETPRLIAKEVKAICDDLGIRYIFKGSYRKANRSRLDSFTGIGDEKALGILKSIGEEFGIDTITDIHESHEAELAAKYVDHLQIPAFLCRQTELLIAAGNTGKGVNIKKGQFLSPEAMSFPVEKVQSTGNKNVWVCERGVSFGYSDLIVDATSIHRLKSHGVPVIMDCTHSVQKPNKTEGVTGGDPSMIETIALSAAATGADGFFIETHPDPKTAKSDPHTMLQLDKLRGILEKTMAIRKALNL; encoded by the coding sequence ATGTCGTTTACACTCATTGCTGGCCCTTGTGCCATCGAGAACGAAGAAACTCCAAGACTCATCGCGAAAGAGGTAAAGGCCATTTGCGACGACTTGGGAATACGCTACATTTTTAAGGGCAGCTACCGCAAGGCCAACCGCTCTCGCCTCGACTCCTTCACTGGAATTGGCGACGAAAAGGCACTTGGTATTCTCAAGAGCATTGGTGAAGAATTCGGTATTGACACCATTACGGATATTCACGAATCTCACGAAGCGGAATTGGCAGCCAAGTACGTAGACCACCTCCAGATTCCAGCCTTCCTTTGCCGACAAACAGAATTGTTGATCGCTGCAGGAAACACAGGCAAAGGGGTAAACATCAAGAAAGGACAATTCCTTTCGCCTGAAGCCATGTCATTTCCCGTTGAGAAAGTTCAATCTACCGGAAACAAGAACGTATGGGTTTGCGAAAGAGGTGTAAGCTTCGGCTACAGCGATCTGATTGTTGACGCCACGTCCATTCACCGATTGAAGTCCCACGGAGTACCCGTAATTATGGATTGCACCCACTCGGTTCAAAAGCCGAACAAAACAGAAGGTGTAACGGGGGGTGATCCAAGTATGATTGAAACCATTGCCCTTTCTGCGGCAGCAACAGGCGCCGACGGATTCTTCATCGAAACACACCCTGATCCTAAAACGGCGAAGAGCGATCCGCACACCATGCTGCAACTCGACAAGCTTCGCGGCATTCTAGAAAAAACAATGGCGATCCGTAAAGCCCTCAACCTATGA
- a CDS encoding DUF7670 domain-containing protein has translation MNSEVITNVIRFVARSMSLLYAAFIAFFLLSDVFGDGLGLMESDWKDILEFMIFPVAVTVGLLLGLKNELLGGIISTLAMIALWILRPDLLEATPFRILILPGLLYLWLALGEKRKAARA, from the coding sequence ATGAATTCTGAAGTCATCACCAACGTTATTCGCTTTGTAGCCCGCTCTATGTCGCTGCTCTATGCGGCATTTATCGCCTTCTTTTTACTCTCTGATGTGTTTGGAGATGGATTGGGATTGATGGAATCGGATTGGAAAGATATTTTGGAGTTTATGATCTTTCCAGTGGCAGTAACGGTGGGACTCCTCTTGGGTCTAAAGAATGAACTCTTGGGAGGAATTATCTCCACCTTAGCTATGATTGCCCTTTGGATTCTTCGTCCAGATTTGCTGGAAGCGACTCCCTTCAGAATCTTGATATTGCCCGGACTCCTCTATTTGTGGCTGGCCTTAGGCGAAAAGAGAAAGGCGGCTCGTGCATGA